A part of Streptomyces sp. NBC_01235 genomic DNA contains:
- a CDS encoding CHAT domain-containing protein has protein sequence MGNALLPRKIAACFRTALEGARQQRAGVRLCIETTDPELASVPWEISSVDVNTTGAGPEWRFLYLHEAVSVARRRVASFLPTQAEAFAREARGPVVVATALDVFDRHQRFGLRGAKPGAGGHVSAASAMQAAGRLRGTGYEPVVPQDPISRDQLSAVLATPAWAFVFGGHGTADGIVLTGPGGPEDLELLPAAELARILREAKVQVAVLAACHTATETGAGTADPHSGWSSVAGTLVDGGVPWVVGIRGLVDDTVAAELTRVFLSGLHDGDSVENALARARGAVHTSGWLPVLHTSASVPDARFRLPAPAVAREELAAFPVVSPQRATADRLVYDTGPHRLDVLWGLDRGPIRGILADRPGARLADELHLVEYGPLAPVSKPPERPPAVRQQPAPGTELLTRRQWYEVPCHGVEIPGSPDALNLLVARPYGWNAHLKVHPDGSSMGFEVCWDAADGCAPGDVRPAVDLMGAIDSLLPGAALVLHIRGDDEEALLSAAEEAARSLPARDDGSGIAPAVLTRVRWGDTAWHTPTESAPPADATAGHRDAQPSGRLSARGRVDRYKRKRGQQDADERRLNDARKLIEELEADEEDSDLLRDPAFLATELFRTGTRPEIEALLRVLALERDDDEGRYASLAAAATRDDHLDVWLAAAEGLPTPTGEPAEGARPVDPLWLPPALFPEPVRTRVALGLLRRGDDPARAVPRPVWDGQVPQDLRRVFAYLRRAPKGRDTAEGRAADLEFLLGLKTYEAATTALRAGVGRSVPIRELAPVNGQFPNGRLSPAGWAALASRPLEAASVRLLRDEPAEWMRRAVGFHEKPAEPDGDNLRFAEDLRRALFTPHPPFDTPA, from the coding sequence ATGGGGAACGCGCTGCTTCCCAGGAAGATCGCCGCCTGCTTCCGGACCGCTCTGGAGGGCGCCCGGCAGCAGCGGGCCGGAGTCCGGCTGTGCATCGAGACCACCGACCCGGAACTGGCCTCCGTCCCCTGGGAGATCAGCTCGGTGGACGTGAACACCACCGGCGCCGGACCGGAATGGCGGTTCCTGTACCTCCACGAGGCGGTCTCCGTGGCCCGCAGGCGTGTCGCCTCCTTCCTCCCGACGCAAGCGGAAGCGTTCGCCCGCGAGGCCCGGGGACCGGTGGTCGTGGCCACCGCGCTGGACGTCTTCGACCGCCATCAGCGCTTCGGACTCCGTGGGGCGAAGCCCGGTGCCGGAGGGCATGTCTCCGCGGCCAGCGCCATGCAGGCCGCCGGTCGGCTCCGGGGCACGGGCTACGAGCCGGTGGTGCCCCAGGACCCCATCAGCCGCGACCAGTTGTCCGCTGTCCTCGCCACCCCCGCGTGGGCGTTCGTGTTCGGAGGCCACGGCACCGCCGACGGCATCGTGCTCACCGGGCCCGGCGGCCCGGAGGACCTTGAGCTGCTGCCCGCGGCCGAACTCGCCCGCATACTCCGGGAAGCGAAGGTGCAGGTCGCCGTCCTCGCCGCGTGTCACACGGCCACGGAAACGGGCGCCGGCACCGCGGACCCGCACAGTGGCTGGAGCAGCGTGGCCGGGACGCTGGTCGACGGCGGGGTGCCGTGGGTGGTCGGGATACGCGGCCTGGTGGACGACACGGTGGCGGCCGAGCTGACCCGGGTGTTCCTGTCCGGGCTGCATGACGGCGACTCCGTGGAGAACGCGCTGGCCCGGGCCCGGGGCGCGGTGCACACGTCCGGATGGCTCCCCGTGCTCCACACCTCCGCGTCCGTGCCGGACGCCAGGTTCCGGCTGCCGGCACCGGCCGTGGCACGCGAGGAACTCGCCGCGTTTCCCGTCGTGTCCCCGCAGCGGGCCACGGCGGACCGGCTCGTATACGACACGGGTCCGCATCGGCTCGACGTCCTGTGGGGCCTCGACCGGGGCCCGATCCGCGGCATCCTGGCCGACCGGCCCGGCGCCCGGCTCGCCGACGAACTGCACCTCGTGGAGTACGGCCCGCTGGCCCCCGTCTCCAAACCGCCCGAGCGGCCGCCGGCCGTCCGCCAGCAACCGGCGCCCGGGACCGAGCTGTTGACCCGGCGGCAGTGGTACGAGGTGCCGTGCCACGGCGTGGAGATCCCGGGCTCCCCGGACGCCCTGAACCTCCTGGTCGCCCGCCCGTACGGCTGGAACGCGCACCTGAAGGTGCACCCCGACGGTTCCTCGATGGGATTCGAGGTGTGCTGGGACGCGGCCGACGGCTGCGCTCCGGGCGACGTGCGCCCCGCGGTGGACCTCATGGGGGCGATCGACTCGCTGCTCCCCGGCGCTGCGCTGGTGCTGCACATCAGAGGGGACGACGAGGAAGCCCTGCTCAGTGCCGCCGAAGAGGCGGCCAGGTCGCTGCCCGCGCGGGACGACGGGTCGGGGATCGCGCCGGCGGTGCTGACCCGGGTGCGCTGGGGGGACACCGCCTGGCACACTCCCACGGAATCCGCTCCACCGGCGGACGCCACCGCCGGCCACCGCGACGCGCAGCCCTCCGGACGACTGTCGGCCCGCGGCCGGGTCGACCGCTACAAGCGGAAGCGGGGTCAGCAGGACGCGGACGAGCGGCGGTTGAACGACGCGAGAAAGCTCATCGAGGAGCTGGAGGCGGACGAGGAGGACTCCGATCTGCTGAGGGATCCGGCGTTCCTGGCCACCGAGTTGTTCCGGACCGGCACTCGACCCGAGATAGAGGCACTGCTCAGGGTTCTCGCACTGGAGCGGGACGACGACGAGGGGCGCTACGCCTCCCTGGCCGCCGCGGCCACCCGGGACGACCACCTGGACGTCTGGCTGGCCGCCGCGGAAGGGCTTCCCACGCCGACGGGCGAACCCGCGGAGGGCGCCAGACCCGTCGACCCGCTGTGGCTGCCGCCCGCTCTGTTCCCCGAGCCGGTCCGGACCCGCGTGGCACTGGGACTCCTGCGCCGTGGGGACGATCCTGCGCGGGCCGTCCCGCGACCGGTCTGGGACGGTCAGGTCCCCCAGGATCTGCGCCGGGTGTTCGCGTACCTGCGGCGCGCGCCCAAGGGCCGGGACACGGCCGAGGGCAGAGCGGCCGACCTGGAGTTCCTGCTCGGTCTCAAGACCTACGAAGCCGCGACCACCGCCCTGCGGGCCGGCGTCGGCCGGTCCGTGCCGATCCGTGAACTGGCCCCTGTCAACGGGCAGTTCCCCAACGGCCGGCTGTCCCCCGCCGGCTGGGCGGCGCTCGCGTCGAGGCCGCTGGAGGCGGCGTCCGTGCGGCTGCTGCGAGACGAACCCGCGGAGTGGATGCGGCGCGCCGTCGGCTTCCACGAGAAACCCGCCGAACCCGACGGCGACAACCTCCGTTTCGCCGAGGACCTGCGCCGCGCACTCTTCACCCCGCACCCTCCCTTCGACACGCCCGCCTGA